Proteins found in one Paenibacillus wynnii genomic segment:
- a CDS encoding LytR/AlgR family response regulator transcription factor produces MSKYTCIIAEDQSTYRSQLMLYAQQQELVLMDAVGTGKALIESAMEHGPDLIITDISLPKMDGLTACKQLIKQGLDTQIIIISASSEPVHYSQGFEIGSVDYINKPITPDRFERAIQRAKYKIDEQRLIKRLRHVEENIIRVKQRYRDISINEGNILFAEKIDKRVFQLHLVENTVIETTTNLEQIKYQCSEQIFQPHRSYLINISHIQTVQPDPILPGNYEIIYMKQDKTIPLTRRNYPAFMQLCKLKKRP; encoded by the coding sequence ATGAGTAAATATACCTGCATTATTGCTGAGGATCAGTCAACTTACCGAAGCCAACTAATGCTTTATGCCCAGCAGCAAGAATTAGTACTTATGGATGCCGTAGGAACGGGTAAGGCTCTGATAGAAAGTGCAATGGAACATGGACCGGATTTAATCATTACAGATATAAGCTTGCCAAAAATGGATGGTCTGACAGCCTGCAAACAACTTATAAAGCAAGGATTGGATACGCAGATTATAATCATTTCTGCCTCATCCGAACCGGTTCATTACAGTCAGGGATTTGAGATAGGATCTGTTGATTACATCAATAAACCTATTACTCCGGATCGCTTTGAACGCGCCATTCAGCGTGCTAAATATAAAATAGATGAGCAACGTCTGATCAAACGACTTCGGCATGTTGAAGAAAATATAATCCGTGTCAAACAAAGGTACAGAGATATTAGCATTAACGAAGGGAATATCCTGTTCGCAGAAAAAATAGACAAGAGGGTGTTTCAGTTACATTTGGTAGAGAATACGGTTATTGAAACAACTACTAATCTGGAACAAATTAAGTACCAGTGCTCTGAACAAATCTTCCAGCCCCATCGGAGCTATCTGATCAATATTTCTCACATCCAGACGGTTCAGCCTGATCCGATTCTTCCAGGTAATTATGAAATTATTTATATGAAACAAGATAAGACGATACCGCTTACTAGGCGAAACTACCCTGCCTTTATGCAGTTGTGCAAACTTAAGAAAAGACCGTAG
- a CDS encoding MBL fold metallo-hydrolase produces the protein MEMQFYHVGGACFVLKMDQDLLISCDPALSPVGTEYQFKSFTSVRVRPPIYEQELLDQVNIWLITHVHEDHIDDSGIRSIAEDSTIVTHKKAEALFANHKEVLTVDWNDTKVLNKDGYVIEVTTIPAYHGNNFIMRSMVGRVNGYFIRITKGEEKRTIYITSDTVFHPRIVNMVSELGPIDLMIANLGEVSPDKFGGPLTMSVVMLNRMVEQLKPSTVIPIHINDFSHYTTTEDQVTGMGFNVVDQGLWIKVS, from the coding sequence ATGGAAATGCAATTTTATCACGTCGGAGGGGCTTGTTTTGTTCTGAAAATGGATCAAGATCTACTCATATCCTGCGATCCTGCATTAAGTCCTGTAGGTACAGAATATCAGTTCAAGTCTTTTACAAGTGTTCGAGTCAGACCGCCTATCTATGAACAAGAACTATTGGATCAGGTCAATATTTGGCTAATTACACATGTTCACGAAGATCACATTGATGATAGTGGCATTCGGAGTATCGCAGAAGACTCGACTATAGTCACGCATAAGAAAGCAGAAGCGCTATTTGCCAATCACAAGGAAGTGCTAACTGTGGATTGGAATGATACGAAGGTATTGAATAAAGACGGATATGTCATTGAGGTAACTACAATACCGGCATATCACGGGAATAACTTTATTATGCGCAGTATGGTAGGCAGAGTGAACGGTTACTTCATACGGATAACCAAAGGCGAAGAGAAACGCACGATATACATAACTTCAGATACTGTATTTCATCCTCGGATTGTGAACATGGTCAGCGAACTTGGGCCCATAGACTTGATGATTGCTAATCTCGGAGAAGTTTCCCCTGATAAATTCGGAGGCCCTTTAACAATGTCCGTTGTGATGCTTAACAGGATGGTGGAACAGTTGAAGCCTTCAACTGTAATTCCAATTCATATCAATGATTTTTCCCATTATACAACAACTGAGGATCAGGTTACCGGCATGGGGTTTAATGTAGTCGATCAAGGTCTTTGGATTAAAGTAAGTTAA